From Mycobacterium colombiense CECT 3035:
GAAGCGGGGGCGGGTTGCCGTCGCAGCCGCCGTAGGCCATCCGGCTCAGCTGGTAGCCCGGGCCCTTGAAGTCGACCGAACCCACCATGCAGTCGCCGGGCCGTGGGCGGCCGCCGGGGAAGGGCACGTCGTCCATCCCGAGCATGTCGCCCTTGCACTTGATGTCCTGCGACGGCTGCGGCACCGGCGGCGGACCGCCGTAGAAGTCGCAGACCAGCGCGGAACCGGCGGAGAAACTGACCCGCGGCGGGCTGCCCGGCGCGCCGGCACCCAGATAGCCGTCGGCCGGCACGGCGGTGAAGGCGTCGAGGTTGGGAAATCCCGGCGGCGGCGCCGCGCCCGCGTGCGGCGCGGACACCGCGATCGCCGGCGCGGCCGCCAGCGTCAGGCCGCCGAGCACCCGCACGATGACTCCGGCGACCGCGTTCATCAGCTGATCGTATGGTGCGGGGCGGACCCGGGGGAACGGACCGGCGCAGATCGGTACGTCAGCGCACCTGTGAGCGGCCGCGTTCCAGCACGGCCTCCCGGTTGGCGGCGATGTCGTCGCCGCTGGTTCGGAACTGGCGGGCCGCCGTCGCCTCCTGCCACAGCCCCGCGCTGGTCTGCGCGTCGTCGATGCGGTGATAAGACGCCAGCAACGCCCGCACCGCGTCCTGGTTGTTCCCGACGATCGAGGCCGCCACCGCCCGTGCCGCGCCCAGCAGCTGGTCGTGCGGCACCACCTCGGTCACCAGGCCGGCGCGCAGCGCGTCGGCGGCGGACAGGTAATCCCCGGTCATGCTCATCCGCCGGGCCAGCCCGACCCCCACCTTCTGCGGCAGCCGCACGCTCAGGCCCCACGTGGGCAGCAGCCCCACCCGGGCGTGCGTGTCGGCGAACCGGGCGTTCTCCGAGGCGATCAGGATGTCGCAGTACAGCGCCAGCTCCAGCCCGCCGGTCACCGCGGCGCCGTTGATCGCGCCGATCACCGGCTTGGTCAGCGCCGGCCACCGCGGCGAGATGTCGGGGAGCGCCGTGGAGCCGCCCAGCTCCTTGAGGTCCAGTCCCGCGCAGAACACCGGGTCGGCGCCGGTGACGATGACGACGTCGACGTCGTCGTCCGTTTCGGCGTCGGCCAGCGCGCCGAAGAAGCGGTCCCGCAACGCCGACGACAGCGCGTTGCGCGACTGCGGCCGGTTGAGGGTCAGGGTGCGCGCGCGCTCGTCGGTGTCGATCAGCAGGATCTCGTCGGTCATCACATCACCGTAGCCAGTCGTCGGTTGCGACCAGAGGCGGTGCCGCGGTGCAGCGCTTATCGTTGACCTTTATGTGCCGGAATATCACCGAACTGCGTGGCCTGCAGCCAGCGGCCACCGCCGAGGAAATCGCCGCCGCGGCCCGGCAGTACGTGCGTAAGGTCAGCGGCATCACCCATCCCTCGGCGGCCAATGCCTCGGCGTTCGAGGCGGCGGTCGCCGAGGTCACCGAGACGACGACGCGGTTGCTGGGTCAGTTGCCCGCGCGGCGCCAGCCACCCAAGACGGTCCCGCCGCTGCGGCGGCCCGAGGTGCTCGCCCGCATGGCGGGCGCGAAATGACCGTCACCACAACGGTGCCCGCGCTCAAGGAGTGGAGCGCGGCGGTGCATGCCCTGCTGGACGGGCGCCAGCGGGTGCTGCTGCGCAAGGGCGGCATCGGGGAGAAGCGATTCGAACTGGCGGCCCGCGAGTTCCTGTTGTTCCCGACCGTCGCGCACAGCCACGCCGAGCGGGTGCGCGCCGAACATCAAGACCTGCTGGCGCCCGCCGCCGCCGACAGCACCGACGACGAGTTGGTGATCCGGGCCGCCGCGAAAGTCGTTGCGGCGGTGCCGGTCGAGCGCCCGGACGGCCTTGCGGCCATCGAGGACTTGCACATCTGGACCCCGGAGTCGGTGCGCGCCGACCGGCTCGACTTTCGTCCCAAGCACAAGCTGGCCGTGCTGGTGGTGTCGGTGCGCCCGCTGGTCGAGCCCGTGCGGCTGGACCGGACTCCGGAGTACGGCGGCTGCAAGAGCTGGGTGGAGCTACCCGTGCAGGCGCCGCTGCGCGACCCCGTTCATGACCAGGCGGCGCTAGCCGCGGTCGCCGACCGGGTCCGCGCCGCCGTTGGCTGACGGCTCGGCCGGCCCGATCGGCAACAGCAGCCGGGAGCGCCCGTAGCGCACCGTGTGGGTGACCGGCGTCGGCTGCCGGCCGGTCAGCACCGGTTCGCCGGAGCCGAGGTTGTGTGCGTAGCGCGGTGACCAGCTGCCTGCGATCAGCACCCGGATGCGTGAGCCGGCCCGGAAGCGGTGCGCCATGCCGTCGAGATCGAGGCGAACGATCTTGTCGGACTTGGGTTTTGCCGCGGCCTGCAGCCGCCGGTACGCCTCGCTGACGTTACGCGACCGGCCCTTGGCGTCGACCTCGCTGACCCGCACGAACAGGTCGGCGTGCGGATTGTCCGCGCCATGGGCGAGCTCGACGACCGGGCTGCCGTAGACGTACACATCCTCGGTGAGCGTCGCGCTGGTGAACGCCAGCACGTCGTCACGCGACGCCAGCCGGCTGTCGTCGCGGTAGCCGCCGTTGGCCGACAGCAACGGGCCGCCGGTCGTCGGCGTCGGGTGGGCCGGGTCGTAACGAAAAGTGACCGGGGCCAACCCCTTCAGCGTCGGCGCGGTCTCGCCGAGGTAGCCGCCGGGCCGCAGGTAGAGGGCACGTTCGGTGGTGGCGGGCGGCCAGTCGGGCAGGTTGCGCCAGCCGCCGCCCGCGCCGCCGCCGGTGACGTAGACCCGGACCCGGCCGGGGCGGCGCGACGTCGCCGCGCCGGCCAGATGCGCGCCCAGCCAGTCCAGCGCCTCCCGGGCGCAGGTGGAGAACCCGCTGGTGAGCAGCTGGGTGTGCGTCCACGGGCCGACGGTGAGCGCGACGTCGACGCCGCGGCCGCGCAGGTGCGCGTACTGCTGCAGGGTCTGCCTGATGAAGATGTCCTGCCAGCCGCCCACCAACAGCACCGGCGCCTGCACGCGGTCCAGCGCGTCGTTGCACCGCAACGCGTCCCAGAACGGGTCGTCGGCTTCGCTGTGCTCGGCCCAGGATTCGAACCAGGGGGCGCCGGTGCCGAGCAGGTCGCGCGCGGCGTCGCCCAGCGGCACCGCGGTCGCGGCCCGCGCCACCCTGCGGCGGGTCTGCAGCTGGCGCAGCGCGGCGCGAACACGCACCGGGTCCTCCTGGTGCGCCACCATATCGCTCCACCCGAGGAAGTCGTTGACCGCGAATGTTCCTGTGCCCCAGGTTGATTCGTTGAAATCGTGCGGGCCGACCATGATGACGGCGGTGGCCAGTTCCGGCGGGGGATCCTGCAGCAGCGCCCACTGGGTGAAGCCCAGGTACGACATGCCGATGGTGGCGAAACGCCCGGTGAACCAGGGCTGTTCGCGCAGCCAGGCGACGGTGTCGGCGCCGTCGGCGACCTCGTTGGCCATCGGCTCGAACACCCCGCCCGATCCGAACGTGCCGCGCACGCTCTGCAGCACCACGTGGTAGCCGCGCGACGCGTACAAGGCGCCGAAGATCAGCGTGAACGGGAACCCGCGCCCGTAGGGACCGCGGACCAGCAAGGTGCCCAGGGCCGACGCGGTGGTCGGCGCGTAGTGGTCGGCCACCAGCCGCACCCCGTCGCGCATCGGCACGGCGACGCGCTGCACGGTGTAGTCGGTGGTCGCCGGCGGCAGGCCGAGCAGCCGGCCGGCGGCCTTGGTGCCCAGGTGCCGCAGGGTGTGCAGCGCCGGCTGCGCGGGTCGGACCGAGGTGAGACTCACGACCTAGAACTTGTAATACGGGGCGAGGTCGTTGGCGCGCTGCAGATTGGTCTGCATGCAGTCGACCTCGGGGTTGGAGTAGACGGTCGAGTAGTACAGCGCCTGCTGCAGCACGCCGTAGCTGGTCTTGAACGCGACCATGCAGGAGTAGAACCAGTAGCTGTTGTGGTAGGTCGGCTTGAGCACCCAGTACTGCGCGGCGCGGTGACCCGCGATCGTCGTCTCGACGGCGTCGGCGGGCAGCGACTGCTCGTAGGTGCGCCAGATGATCGGCTCGACGGCCACCTGATAGTTCCCGGCGTCGAAGTGGCAGCGCAGCCCGTCCTCGTGTTCGGGCGGTGTGAAGCCCAGGCCGAGCCCCTGGATGACGTCGAACGGGATGTCCTCGCACGCGTCGAAGGGGCGCGGATCCGTCGTCGCCACGATCGGGCTCTTCATCGTGGTCTCCATCGGCTGGGCGGTCGAGCGCAGCTCGACGGACCGGTCGCCGCCACCCGGCGCGGCCGGGCCGCTCAGCAAGCCCACCGTGCCCCCGATGGCCGCTGTGAGCAGCGCGCCCAGCGCCCCCATCAGACGAACATTGGCGAACACGACAACCCCCCTGACGCCTCAGCGGTCCTTTGGGGGGAGTGTACAAGTCCCGCGCGCGGCGTCACAGGCAAACCTGAACTTGTTCTAACTCGCCCGCTCGCGGGCCGAAATGGCGCCCGCGAAAGGGGCCTGCCCGGTTCGGGTCGTTAGGGTGGTTAATCGTGGCTGTGCATTCAGCGGGGCAGGAATCGACCAACGGTGGGCAACCGACGCTGTGGGCGGTGTCCGACCTGCACACCGGCCATCTGGGCAACAAGCCGGTCACCGAATCGCTGCACCCCTCCTCGCCCGATGACTGGCTGATCGTGGCCGGCGACGTCGCCGAACGCACCGACGAGATCCGCTGGGCCCTTGACCTGCTGCGACGGCGCTTCGCCAAGGTGATCTGGGTGCCGGGCAACCACGAGCTGTGGACCACCACCCGCGACCCGGTGCAGATCTTCGGCAAGGCGCGCTACGAGTACCTGGTCAACATGTGCGACGAGATGGGCGTGGTCACGCCCGAGCATCCGTTCCCGGTCTGGACCGAGCGCGGCGGCCCGGCCACGATCGTGCCGATGTTCTTGCTCTACGACTACAGCTTCTTGCCCGAGGGGGCCACGAGCAAAGCCGAAGGCCTGACCATCGCGCGCGAGCGCAACGTGGTGGCCACCGACGAGTTCCTGCTCTCCCCGGAGCCGTACGCCACGCGTGAGGCGTGGTGCCGCGAGCGCCTGCAGATCACCCGTGCCCGTCTCGAAGAGCTGGACTGGATGACCCCGACCGTCCTGGTGAATCACTTCCCGCTGGTCCGCGAGCCCTGCGACGCGCTGTTCTACCCGGAGTTCTCGCTGTGGTGCGGAACCACCAAAACCGCCGACTGGCATACCCGCTACAACGCGGTGTGTTCGGTCTACGGCCACCTGCACATCCCGCGCACCACCTGGTATGACGACGTGCGCTTCGAGGAGGTGTCGGTGGGTTATCCGCGGGAGTGGCGGCGCCGCAAGCCACCCAGCTGGCTGCGCCAGGTGCTGCCGGATCCGCAGTACGCGCCGGGCGACCTCAACGACTTCGGCGGCCACTTCGAGATCACTCCCGAGATGAAGGCGCAGGCCGCGCAGTTCCGGGAACGGTTGCGGCAGCGGCAATCACGATGACGGGGGACATGCTGGTTTCCTCGGTGCTGCCGGTCGCCGACGGCCTGGCCTACTCGGAGGTGTACGCCGACCCGCCCGATCTCGCGCCGCTGCCCGAAGAGGAGCCGCTGATCGCCCGGTCGGTGGCCAAGCGCCGCAATGAGTTCATCACCGTCCGGCACTGCGCCCGGATCGCGCTGGGCGAGCTCGGCCTGCCGCCGGTGCCGATCCTCAAGGGCGAGAAGGGTGAACCCTGCTGGCCCGACGGCGTCGTGGGCAGCCTCACCCACTGCACCGGCTATCGGGGCGCGGTGGTGGGCCGCACCGACGCGGTGCGCTCGGTGGGCATCGACGCCGAACCGCACGACGTGCTGCCCGACGGCGTGCTCAACGCGATCAGCCTGCCGGCCGAACGCAGCGAGATCCCCGCCAGCCTGACGGGTGAGCTGCATTGGGATCGAATCCTGTTCTGCGCCAAGGAGGCGACGTACAAGGCCTGGTTCCCGCTGACCAAACGGTGGCTGGGCTTCGAGGACGCGCACATCGCATTCGAGGCCGACGGACCCGGGGCGGCGACGGGCGGGTTCGTGTCGCGGATCCTGATCGATCCCGAGGCGCTGTCCGGGCCGCCGCTGACCGAGCTGCGCGGGCGATGGTCGGTCGAGCGCGGGCTGGTGCTGACCGCCATCGTGCTATGAGCCAAAGCCCCACCGGGCCAGGGATAGTCGTCGTCGACAAGCCCCCCGGAATGACCAGTCACGACGTGGTCGGGCGCTGCCGCCGGATCTTTTCCACCAGGCGGGTGGGGCACGCGGGGACGCTGGACCCGATGGCCACCGGCGTGCTGGTGATCGGCGTCGAGCGGGCCACCAAGATCCTCGGCCTGCTGACCGCGACCGCCAAGTCCTATACCGCCACCATCCGGCTGGGCCAGAGCACGTCCACCGACGACGCCGAGGGCGAACTCGTGCGCAGCGTCTCGGCGCGGCACCTGACCGGCGAGGCCGTCGAATCCGCGATGGGCGGCCTGCGCGGCGACATCGAACAGGTGCCCTCGACGGTCAGTGCCATCAAGGTGGACGGCAAGCGCGCCTACCGGCTGGCCCGCGAGGGCCAGACCGTCGAGTTGAAGGCGCGCCCGGTGCGCATCGACCGGTTCGAGGTGCGCGACATCCGATACCGCGACGACGTCGTCGACCTGGACGTCGAGGTGGACTGCTCGTCGGGAACCTACATCCGCGCCCTGGCCCGCGACCTCGGCGACGCGCTGGGCGTCGGGGGCACCTGACGGCGTTGCGGCGCACCAGCGTCGGGCGCTTCGGGCTCGACCAGGCGCACCAGCTCGACGAACTGGCGGAGCACCCGCGGCTCAGCTACAGCCTGGACGAGGCCTGCCTGCTGATCTTTCCGCGCCGCGACCTGTCCGCCGCGGAGGCCGAGGCGACCGGCCACGGCCGGCCGCTGGGCCCGGCGGGCATCGACGGCACCTACGCCGCCTGCGACCCCGCCGGCCGGGTGATGGCGCTGCTGCGCGACGA
This genomic window contains:
- a CDS encoding enoyl-CoA hydratase, which encodes MTDEILLIDTDERARTLTLNRPQSRNALSSALRDRFFGALADAETDDDVDVVIVTGADPVFCAGLDLKELGGSTALPDISPRWPALTKPVIGAINGAAVTGGLELALYCDILIASENARFADTHARVGLLPTWGLSVRLPQKVGVGLARRMSMTGDYLSAADALRAGLVTEVVPHDQLLGAARAVAASIVGNNQDAVRALLASYHRIDDAQTSAGLWQEATAARQFRTSGDDIAANREAVLERGRSQVR
- a CDS encoding DUF2277 domain-containing protein, yielding MCRNITELRGLQPAATAEEIAAAARQYVRKVSGITHPSAANASAFEAAVAEVTETTTRLLGQLPARRQPPKTVPPLRRPEVLARMAGAK
- a CDS encoding DUF1802 family protein — protein: MTVTTTVPALKEWSAAVHALLDGRQRVLLRKGGIGEKRFELAAREFLLFPTVAHSHAERVRAEHQDLLAPAAADSTDDELVIRAAAKVVAAVPVERPDGLAAIEDLHIWTPESVRADRLDFRPKHKLAVLVVSVRPLVEPVRLDRTPEYGGCKSWVELPVQAPLRDPVHDQAALAAVADRVRAAVG
- a CDS encoding CocE/NonD family hydrolase, coding for MSLTSVRPAQPALHTLRHLGTKAAGRLLGLPPATTDYTVQRVAVPMRDGVRLVADHYAPTTASALGTLLVRGPYGRGFPFTLIFGALYASRGYHVVLQSVRGTFGSGGVFEPMANEVADGADTVAWLREQPWFTGRFATIGMSYLGFTQWALLQDPPPELATAVIMVGPHDFNESTWGTGTFAVNDFLGWSDMVAHQEDPVRVRAALRQLQTRRRVARAATAVPLGDAARDLLGTGAPWFESWAEHSEADDPFWDALRCNDALDRVQAPVLLVGGWQDIFIRQTLQQYAHLRGRGVDVALTVGPWTHTQLLTSGFSTCAREALDWLGAHLAGAATSRRPGRVRVYVTGGGAGGGWRNLPDWPPATTERALYLRPGGYLGETAPTLKGLAPVTFRYDPAHPTPTTGGPLLSANGGYRDDSRLASRDDVLAFTSATLTEDVYVYGSPVVELAHGADNPHADLFVRVSEVDAKGRSRNVSEAYRRLQAAAKPKSDKIVRLDLDGMAHRFRAGSRIRVLIAGSWSPRYAHNLGSGEPVLTGRQPTPVTHTVRYGRSRLLLPIGPAEPSANGGADPVGDRG
- a CDS encoding metallophosphoesterase family protein; this translates as MAVHSAGQESTNGGQPTLWAVSDLHTGHLGNKPVTESLHPSSPDDWLIVAGDVAERTDEIRWALDLLRRRFAKVIWVPGNHELWTTTRDPVQIFGKARYEYLVNMCDEMGVVTPEHPFPVWTERGGPATIVPMFLLYDYSFLPEGATSKAEGLTIARERNVVATDEFLLSPEPYATREAWCRERLQITRARLEELDWMTPTVLVNHFPLVREPCDALFYPEFSLWCGTTKTADWHTRYNAVCSVYGHLHIPRTTWYDDVRFEEVSVGYPREWRRRKPPSWLRQVLPDPQYAPGDLNDFGGHFEITPEMKAQAAQFRERLRQRQSR
- the pptT gene encoding 4'-phosphopantetheinyl transferase PptT translates to MTGDMLVSSVLPVADGLAYSEVYADPPDLAPLPEEEPLIARSVAKRRNEFITVRHCARIALGELGLPPVPILKGEKGEPCWPDGVVGSLTHCTGYRGAVVGRTDAVRSVGIDAEPHDVLPDGVLNAISLPAERSEIPASLTGELHWDRILFCAKEATYKAWFPLTKRWLGFEDAHIAFEADGPGAATGGFVSRILIDPEALSGPPLTELRGRWSVERGLVLTAIVL